Within Apostichopus japonicus isolate 1M-3 chromosome 23, ASM3797524v1, whole genome shotgun sequence, the genomic segment acccaccacacgATAGCTGAGATcatggcctatcatggcactcaCAAACTttcatatcatgaccgtttagattttgagatagaagaggagcaagtttagcatactgaacccccacccttccatgATCCATCTGCTCGCCCGGAGTAATATCAtcacatttaaccaaagattttctaaaatggtttatatcaccttcgatccttcCCTactttcacaccatctgtactttaaattatgctctttcatataaaggcagaaaaaaCGATGACAGTAGCTGATAACATACTTAAACAAGCTTTACCTGACTACCTGatgtacttttacctcttttctctgacaatggttaacctttcgagcAGATGTACACTAatctaattgtggtgcggtacctataTAATATACAGGCTGTATTATATTTATACAGGTGTGAAACGAGTTTGGGGAGGCTCAGGGCCCTCTCTTCCGGAATGTTTTTAGCACTAGTAGCGGCAAACTTGATTTTGTTCAAAACAAGGTAAAATATGCCGGTACAATGAGTTGAACATGCTTCGCGCGAGGACATTCCTTATACTTCTTACCGAAGTTTGCATTATGTATATTAATCAGAACCTCAGTGATGCGGGAACTCACGAGAATCGATTGGCAAATGGAATCTTGTGATTTCTTCTGAAAACTTCTGGCAATTTTCATCGTGCTAAACGTTTTGTGTCAATACCTGATAACCTACGACTGTTTTAAATGAAAGCTTATATCCACACGTATCATGACATATACCTTGGGAGAGAGTATCGTCGCAAAATACATTAGTTGAACGGCAGattttaaagggtgtgatgaCTCGAGTAAatagaaacgtctcatgccggtaatttgacctagtttcgaatgaggtgtaacagaagtgttaaacaccaccatcgatcccagaaattacacacacagcttactaccgtcggtaattagacactagtgtacagtcagtacatacagctgcagtcaatacccacatcacagtatacaaacgatacagcgatggacatctcaggtccagctagagataacaaggtatcacgtttcattactgtctgcattttgtagcgacacgaacaaaacgtcacttgcaagcaacggaaagttatcTTTTTCATAATCAGTCCATAATCAGTGGTTCAtgtgaaggagggggggggcagggagtgGGGTTGCAATGAGATATTTGAACTCCTCATATTTGCATCTTGTTTAACAAATTAACCTTGCCTCCTATATAAATTGTCCAACAGCTAGCAAGATCTAACCATGCAGAAAGATGTTAAAGGGCATTGACCTTTCGATGACTGAATTAGATAAATAAAGTTAGGAATCTGGTGCTCTTGATGGTTCCCTTCTCTATATATCCTAATTGCAATGATTCCACAGATTGTTTTCCATTATTTGTGATTGACCTGacattgacctttgacatccactaGAAACGACAAGATTTAATACTCAATATGAGATATCGTCAAATCTGGTACTATGAGATGTCCCAAAATTTTTGTCCTTTAGCTACCATGCTTTTCCggagtttgacctctgatgacctctgGCATACACTAAAGAAAATAAAGGGGTTCATCAAGTCAAAGTGGATTATCCACATGCTTTAGTGGAGAATATTGTCCAAGTTTACaagttgacctttgacttaCAGAGTTCATCTAGTCAATATTCGGTTCATCTAgtcggttcgagtcactccaagattaatgtatgtcttccagttacagagttgttgacaattgacaattcataatcatggacgttaaatatgaatgtaagagactgacttcggtcagtttgcggctttgatatgccaatgaggcttcttcgcgagttcctgcttgcaggaggatctaaaatacatacatacacacatacatacatacaatatggaGTATCCACATACTAGATTTGACATACATCCAAGATTCCATTCATTAAATATTGTGTTTACCAGATTTTCATAACTAAtcatgcaaaatatatatatggtttcacCATAGcatataattattaaatattgaacttaagttcattttatacttttttatttGTTGCAAGTTTCTGTTCCAAGCATTTTAACCTCGTTCTTGCTAGCTGTTTTTGCTTCAGctttaaggcccggtcacactacagcgatattttatcggaatacggtccgatatttccgattttaggccgtagagtgaggtttgtggtagtgaatgtaattaatgcagtggaatattcgaatacctattccaaatctgaggggttctggaacggactacattctgaagtgacgtcacatcgaaaaacgataaaaatcggaagagaaatcggatagctatccgataaaggaaacggagtcaatatcaaaagttaggagagggctattccacatcggaatggctcaacagatagcaaatcaggtcctttatcactgtggctagaagacccgaacgaaaaacaggctgtttcgattcctccgggaaaatcggatagtattccgataaaaaatcggtatagtgtgaccgggccttaactCTGTTGCTGATGTAAGTTGACACAAAATAATCCAATCGATCTGTCATTAGGACACATATTTCCAAAGAAAGGATTTGGGGTCGGATCTTCGACGAGAATAGATGAAGTACAACGTTATTCTCAGTAGATGAAATCGTTTTCATGTGTGGTTAGAAAACAATTTATAGATTGTCCAGAAAGTCAATCAAACAACCCCACCTTGCcttgacaaaaacaaaacaaaaacaaacataaaaacaaaacatgaagaagaaacaaacagacTTTCAAAACAGAGAATTAAAACATAATTCTTAAATGGCAGAATTGGATTTCTTCCAAACTTTGCTGCTCAAAGTTTGCGTTAACTTGACCTTTTTGATCTAATCGCAAAACCCCATGGCTATGGagcccccccctccactcctcTTTGGCTACActttacaaaaatataaataaacatctGGTGGTGTTATACGAATTGTATGCAAACAACAAGTATAGAAATATGTTTTGCGTTATAAGACAAAAACTGGCATAAAATAAATGAGATTGAAATTAACAAAAGCTTATTGATAATGACAGATGCTTTTAAAAGCTATGATTATAACACAACAGACAATTTTAAAAGGAATGACATAAATAATATAGTAAAATAGAATTCTGTATAAACAAACAAGATTGCTAGTACTTAATCTTACACCATAGTAATGGTTAATATGCAGTTTACCACAATTAAATTagcaaaatacacaaaaaaatattttataataaatcAATACAAAGGCACCTATTTCAATGGGTTAATCTTCATTAGCTTTAAAAATCATTTGAATGAGCTaaacaggaaatattttatCCATTATCGCATCCCGAAAAGTTAGCAAAAtaggcaaattgctatacaatatcgACAGATgtatggcaattttttttttttttttttcagagcgTGCAAAACTGCTGCACAAATTTTGAAGATTAAAATTATTCTCTGATAAGTACTTATATAATACAGCATTGATTTATGTAAGAAGAGTTCTGTTTCATTTGGCACTTGGTTGGCATGaacataaaattgaaaaattgacaATGAAATTTTCCATGTTGAAGCTTGGCAAATGGGTGCAATCAATAGAGCAATCTTTAtaacattgatatatatatatatatatatatatatatatatatatatatatatatttatatatatatatatatatatatatatatatatatatatatcatgataaaGAATCAGGACTGCAAGGAGAGTGCTCTATGCTATAATAGCAGAGCctaaatatataagtatatgccttggtaagtacagctgtatatatataattgaaaaccgtaatgagttggaaaatcaagaacagtgaaaaaacttccagcctcgaccgggattcgaacccgggcctcccgctttgtacgcggacaccctaaccactaggctatggacgctgattgtatgtccagaggttccaAACCGGTAAGGTAGGTCGTAATTCCACCGGAaccgtttgtcacctgtatcgaacaatactagttctgtttttggtgacatattttgccaaaTTGTCAAATAGAATACTCTTTGATCATTGAACAGGTTGATAGTACTATATTGTAAacactaaaaacaaatatcaattcCTCAGACTACAAAACTAATTAACTGTGCTTAAACAAAATCTCcaggtatccccctcccccgctGCTGCTCCCACTAGGCACACCTTCCCCTTAGCTGGGTGTCCCTCCTGTTCATTTTCAAGTCACAATATCCCATGGCtgcatgtttcttttttttctctctctttaatttcttcaaagtaactAGTTTTTGGCTGTATCACTTTGAAATTAAATGTCTCTTTTTTGAAAATAAGAACAAAAGAGTCAAATATCAAGAACATAGAGCTGCTAATACCATGTCACAGAGGGATCCCTTTGGGTATCTGACACAGATCTCTCGCTCCAATGACAAATTACTTGTTACCTCTGGTATGTCATCTCTTTTCAATACTTCAAGTCAGGTTAACTTGTATTAAACACTCAGTTTTACAATTGATATATTACCTCAAACAATGACATATTTCCATGGTTTCACCAAGAGTACATACATCTGTAATTAAACAATTCCAATGGAGTGCATTTGAATTTCTGGTCCTTTCTGCCAGCGGTGTTCCAAGCATTTTTACACTGTTTCTGGTTTTctcatttttccccttcaattCTGCTTTGTTGCTGTGATTACCTGACATGTATAATCCAATTCCTCAACTCTGTAATCTTTGATAATGACATCGGTGAAATTGTTTGCCTTCAGTTGCTCCATATACTGATCAGGGTTGTACTGCTCCTCTCGCAGGAAGCCCCTCTGTTCGGCTAAGTTAAGCGAGACTTTGTTGAGAGCTGTTATCATCTTACCGTTTGGTTTGAGAACCCTCAGGATACCTTTGAGTACCGTCTCCCTATCCTCCCAAAAGTAATAACAGTTGCTGTGGTAGACTTTATCGATGCTGTTGTCTCTGTATGGGAGGTCAGCTACATCTCCTAGAGTGAGTTGGACTTTGCCGGAAGCTACTTCTGCTTCTAACAGATTCATAGCTTCGGCCATCATAGCTGGAGAAAAGTCAATACCATAGACCTTTCCCTCACCTGTGGGGTGTGACGATTAGAATGGTGAAACCTGAATAGCTACTAACATGATTCTCGTAGTACCTATTACTTATGATAATCACTCATAATTGTTCATTAAATGTGTGAATATCTGATACATAGAGAtaaaaaaagatatttaccATTAGTCAAAAATGGCCTTCCTGTTGCTTAATGTGATAAtaaaatcgtttttttttctgttttttaaaatatgatcaaaGGATTATTTGAAAGGACATGGCCAGGCTATGTCAAAATTGCATTTGGTAGCTGCTGCACAATGAGGACTCTTATTGATTCTGACTGGTGGAAGTAGCATGTGAAAAGGAACATACAGCAGTAAGCCTATATTGCAAAGCATGATATAACCAGTAAAGTTTTTGTACATGACTCTGGAAAGTCTATAAGGCAGAGGAGGGCAATAAAGGCGATCTAACAGTCCACCGTGAACCTTGTACTCAATCTACAGTATGTGCCCCAACAGTTAAGGATGTGATTACTCCTGTGACAAAACTGGACATATTATATTACATGGGGGGGAAAAAGGTTAAGAAAACTCTCCATGTCGATTGTCCACATGTCAAGTCAACATCCTGGcacaagcagaattacatacatacatacaaacatacatctTCGTTTCCCTTGTTACAAGATTCCTCAGGGCACATTGATAGGGTACAGTACTGAAAACTTTCCCATGCATGGCAGAAAATGTGCTTGTTGTTCGCATGAATCCTGCAGACTACACATTGGCCGTCTGTGGTTTTAGGGAATGCGCAATACTGTAAAGGGCACTTTAGGAATATTACCGTTTTTGACTTTCTCAGCAGCATCTTTCAATCCTAATCCTGGACCAAATCCTAGCTCCAAAACAACATCATTAGGTTCAATATTACTGTTTGCAACAGCTGCTATTTCCATGCCCTGGTTCTTGATCTTCAACATAAATTTCTGTTGGGTACAAAGAGAAGAGAGGAAAGTTACTGTATATCTGTTTCATGTGAGGTCATATGTAGTATCACTACATATTTACAGGGCTAAGTTTACTGACTGCAAAGGGGGTTGACATTACCGTCAAATCACCGTCAAAATGACATAACCATCAAGGTACCTGTTactgttgctacgataatcgttttcaatatcggtatcggcgataattgcaatatcggcagcatatcagTATcagtaaaattttgcctaattgccgacaACAGCAGAacgatattgaactttttttttcacagcagAGCTACTTCTCCTTGCAAAtccttgcaatgatttgttaatctgcccaagacgatccatttctttagagtaagttaaactcagattcattttctattaatatccatggaaacatgaccctccgtaacctctaaaaacacgtctactgtcattttaaatttattatagcttttacattgtgatcgacagttcgtaacttaattaagatgcaattttgcaagcatacattaacactgtagctacttgtaagtctttacgatgttaaggctcacatttactgtgtccattttattattattattatcgtgtGCAGCGCTGCAGTGAAAAAGATTCCGGTTGGATTTCAATTACCATTCTCTTTTTCAATACTAGGAAAAAAGTgattcttttcaacttaggacaaaaggaaaacaaaacaccatattttgttgcttattgaagatttatttgtgaatgtatgcatgactaaaagtatgattttgcctttattttgtctgttaaaaaatatcggtatcgtatcgaAGAACTAGAACTCCCAACACTTGAAAACCGTAGAAAAAGTGATAAACTATGTACTCTCTACAAGATTATGAATGACCAATTCCCAGCTATTCAACATGATCATTACCTCACTGCCCTTCCCACTAGGAGACGGATCATGCCTACGCAGTTTAAAGATTGTGCTGCGGATAACATAATTAGGAATCAAGTCAACAATAATAGTAAAGCCCTTAAGTACATTCATTGTAAGACCCCCCAGTATAAGCATTGTTTTTTCCCTCTGCCATTGCTGGTTGGAATAAGTTAAATGATGAGCATTGTTCGCGCAGAGCATCGACACATTTAGGTGTCGTCTGGCGTGCCGCTAGTGCTGTCTATATCCCCCTTGCGCTTATGCCCTATGGGTTTCTGCAAAgtatgaagaagaagaagaagtatcggtatcggaccgatattgggatgataatatcggatatccgccaaaaccgatattggtgatatcagcgCAACACTAGTACCTGtagttaacgccagtgcctttcaatcataaggtcccaatttcgagtcactccaagattaatgtatgtcgtccagttacagagttgttgacaattcataatcatggacgttaaaatatgaatataagagactgacttcggtcagcttgcggctttgataagccgatgatggcttctttgcaaattcttgcttgcaggaggatctaaaatacatacataaataccgATTGCTCATAACATTAAAAAGAAGTTCTTATCATGGCAAACTTACTGTAAATGTAATACCATCATTCATAGACACTGCCCTTACAAAGTGTGCTTGGGAACTAATGACAACTGAAAGACATTACCCCACACTCCACACTGATCATCTAGACTTCTAGTTCTATGCCTCCTTTGCGATATGACCCTGTGGATTGCAGCTACTGCAATATAGGGCCTAGAAATGTTGTAGGCCTATGCCTGTTTGTCTTTGCATCATCAGgttgtaggcctaggctattcCTAACGATAGCAATAGGCCTAGactagcctaacttaggcctagtctATCGTACGTTGCAGAATGCGATAACAAACCAGAGAGCCGAATATACTCTAGGCCTATGTAAGAAACAACCAACATTCGTTTCGTATCACAGAAGCCTACCACAAAACGTCCGGTAAAGCCACCTCCAGGCTTTCGTAAGTGACTTGCAATCGCATTAGTAAAGAACGCCATCGCCGCTTTTTTACTTTAAAAGTTTGCAGACAGCTGTCAAAAGTTTCCTGCCGCTGTTTTCTATTTCGTAGGATGGCAATCGGAAAACGcaatattatgatattgttatGCAGTATGCATAGTACTAGGCCTTACGAATTTGGAAACATATCGTGTCTCAGATTACGCAATACGCTATCATGATGCGATCAAACAACGAACGCCCTCTACAATTTTAGGAGTTAAGACTGAAGAATAGTTGAAGTTGAAGGACTGTCCTAATATAAGAGTTTATAGTTTAGTGTTTAGTTGATCAACGAGGGGGTTAGTTCCCCTGTGCTCAGGTCTGGTTTAGggttccttgggggggggggggttagggagcTTGGTTATATATGAATTCGGGCGATgctgagagaaaagaaaaattatctTCACTGCTGAACGTTACAGCTAGGGATAAACCCATTGGGCACAGGACACATTTTAAGAATTCACAAGTAGGCTACTACGTGAGGGAAAGGAATGGGAAAGGAGGTATTTTTAAATACAGACCTTTATTCATATGGTAATATtatataacttaatatataGGAAGGCCCAGGGGATGTCAAAGTTTCAAGCACCCCCTCAGATATTTGGGATGGAAAAACTTGTTTATACTGGTTGTATTTTATTCTCGTCGAAGGCACCCTCAATACTGAGCATTTTGTTCCCCGTTTTATGATGAAGTTTGAACATTGTTGATAAGGCAAAAAAGGCATAAGTATAATACAAATAATCAGGAACAAGGTATTAAGAGGGGCTTTTAGCTAGTACAGTGTAATGTTTAACAAAGGatcaaataaaatcaatattttggGGCTGGTAGAGTCACATCATCTGCCACTAAAATAGTTTGattatgaaataattaaagaaacatttaaatttaTCCACCCAAAAAGAGGGTAAAGATAAGaacaatttttatttgaaaacttccacaaaacaaaacaaaaacacgagaTAGAAGAAGTTAGTCAAACAAGTTACATcagtatatttttatttattaataatatgtTGTAAACTTTGAACATGTAGATATAATAACATCTATAAATTTTGATAGATTTTTTATCAAGTAGTGACCAATTTTCAACCAATTATCTATTTAAGAGAATGATAATAGAATCACGAAGAGAGAGAGAACAAAGGGAAGAAACTATAATGCAaacaaaaatttcaactttaacGAGACGGAATGCGTCACTGAATTTACCGTGGGTAGAATGAAATGTAGTTTATCATGTGTTTATCTGTAGCATCACTCGGTGATGCCTTTATAGATGGAACGGGAAAACATAACAGGAAGAGCAATTGAAGttccttttatatttatttctatcTGGGTAATATTGTTTAATAATATGGGTAAATAGTATTAGAAGATGGTAATACCTAATACTATAGATAGGCCCTTGTAAATCTATGCCTGGTCGATGAATGTACATATATTGAAATGTTATAGAATTTGTGTAGAATACTTTCTtatttgttttaagtttttctGGGAAGGGGGAGTGatagggagaggggggggagaGTGAATTATGCCCTCTCAAATTTTAGAAAACATACACATTTTCAGTCGGTTGAGTTTATG encodes:
- the LOC139964845 gene encoding uncharacterized methyltransferase YdaC-like, whose translation is MAFFTNAIASHLRKPGGGFTGRFVKFMLKIKNQGMEIAAVANSNIEPNDVVLELGFGPGLGLKDAAEKVKNGEGKVYGIDFSPAMMAEAMNLLEAEVASGKVQLTLGDVADLPYRDNSIDKVYHSNCYYFWEDRETVLKGILRVLKPNGKMITALNKVSLNLAEQRGFLREEQYNPDQYMEQLKANNFTDVIIKDYRVEELDYTCQVITATKQN